The genomic stretch TGTTCCAGAGCCAGTGACACTGGTCAGCTTGGGTCCTTGGGGGTCCTTCACTCATCTGAGACCACAGCACAGGCAGGCAGGGACGCCCAGGACGCCTGTGGTCAGTGCCCACACCAAGATCAGAACCCCAAGCCGTGTCCTCAAAACCCTACAAGGCCTGACCCAGGAAGTCCTCGCAGCCCAAACGCTGGAATCCCAGGACCTTGGGTGTGGACCGCACGGTGTGAACAGCAGGCGGCTCCGTGTGAACATGTGGGACAAGGGGACCTGGGGAGGCAGAGAAGCCGGGACAGACAGGCCGCCATGAGAGCAGGGTGGGTGGTGGCAATGGTGACAAAGTCTGGGACACCTCCTGGTGTGGACACTGGAATTCACTGTTTATTGCCCACAAGAGAGCAGGAGCTGCCGGCCAGCTCCCCCACAGTGCAGTCCAGGCTATGAGCCGGGTCCCCCAGGGCGCAGTCCAGGTCACTTGGCCAGGGCCCCCAGGGTGCAGTCCAGGCTATGGGCTGGGTCACTTGGCCAGCTCCTCCGCCACTGCTTTTCGCATCTTGTCCTTGAGGTAGGCGCCTTTCTGCCACTCAGACTTGAGCTCCAGCCACTCGTAGTAGGGGacctgcagggggcaggggcacctgtgcTCTGCCCGCTGCTCCACACCTGGCCTCCCCACCCTCCAAGCCCACGAAGCTGCCGAGTGTGGCTGTGGAAGAAGCTGCCGGGGCCTGAGCCCCCGGGGCCAGGGATCTGAGAATCTGTGGCACCTGATGacaactttttcatttttgaagtgaAAAACAAAAGCCCATTGAGATACCAAAACTACCACAAGAAGTAAATGTGACAAAACCCTCACACGGTGTCTGGCGCTCCTGGGTTCCCCAGCCCATATAGGACTGTCTGCTGTGGAAGGGGTCAGTGGCCCCGGGCCAGGCACTCGTGGGGCACAGACCTGCTCTAAGAGCCCTGAGCAGACGCGTTAGGGCCGCGGCCACAGGGAATCTACGAGGTTCCGGGCCTCCCTTCGTCCCACACAAAGGGGCCCACTGGACTGGCGGTACTCACGTCCACCACCAGGAAGCCGGCGGCCCGCACGTGACGCCGGGCCAGGGCGAAGCGCCCCAGCAGGTCTCTGCTCCGGCTGCTGAAGTTGGGGAACTCCCAGCGCAGGAACGCcagcctggtgggggaggggcagagcgctAGGCATCCTcccgggggagggggaaggaggaggagggcaccAGAGAAGAGCCAGAGTCCAGGGCCGGCCACAGGCCACCTACCTCTTGGCCCCAGGGGGCAGCGGCTGGGTCCCGGAGGGAGGAGTGAGATGCGGGGCTACAAAGTCTCTCAGGGGCAGGAACTGGCCGTCCGTGTCCAGCAGCACCTCGGCGTCTAGGGAGGGGCACGGGTGGACATGGAAGGGACTGTCCCTGGGGCACAGAGACCTTGTCCTGGACAGAACAAGCCCCGTGCCCACCACCAGGGTAGTGCAGAGAGGGCCTCACCCAGAACCCAGCCGTACTGCGTGGCCACTGCGAAGCTGCCCCTGCTGGGGCTCCCCAGCAGCCCCCGCAGGGTGTCCCGCAGTTCCTTCTGCAGGGGTGTGGCCTTCCCATCACAGGCCAAGAGCCAGGGCACCCAGTCTGAGGCCGGCAGGAGGGGGCCCGTGTACTCAGGGTGCTCCAGCTGGGCGGTGGCGCTGATGTGCAGCAGCTTCTGGAAGGTGCTCTGGTCCTTTGGGGACTCGCTGCCTGAGGCAGAACGAGAAGGGAGGGTGAGCCGAGGCCGACGctgggccagagaaagaggggggcCAGGCAGGGGACAGTGACACCCTCGATCCCAACTGACTCTGAACTTGGCATCATCAGGGGCAGAGACAAGATCATAAGGGCGACGCACATGGAGAGGCAGAGGAATGGAGGAACAGATGCCAGCCAGGTGAGCTCTGGGCACCATCTCGCTGCTCTggagccccctccctgccaggcctgAGGCCCCCAGACCCCTGgagtcagggaggggaggggaagcccCAGCACTCACCCAGGAACCGGGCATGCAGTTCAGGGCAGAGCACCGCTCGCAGCGCCTCCCCCTGCACCTGCTGCAGCACGCACAGCGCCCACACCACATCCACCTGCAGGGCCGGGTGCAGGCTCCGCAGCTTGGGCCCCAGCTTCTCGTGAACCTAgacaggggcggggcgggggggctctGCTCAGCAGCCGCATACCTCCTGGGCCGGAGGCAGTCGGAATGCTGGAATGGCTTGGCTGCGCTGAGGCTAGAACAACTACTGGGAGCAATCCTGGCTGACGTTCTTGGCCAGGCTTGgagccccccccttcccccagtaGAAAGTACCAGAAACCTTCTTCCTCACCCGGGACTAACGGACAGCACAACATGCAGCAGGActttcctgctgcccctcccaGCAGCAAGGGCCTGTGGCACAAAATCACAGGCCCCTGGGGACAGGGATGGATTTCTGGCCCTGGGAGAACTTGGAGAGTACAAGGAGGGCAGTGTCCCCGTGGAGGCCCAGGTGCACACGCGAGATGTGTCATGCCTGAGTGGGCCTGCTCGGGCCTGCTTTGCATGGTGGTGTGCCAAGGGTTCAGAGCACCAGCAGGACAGTAAAAGAAAACCAGTGGCCCCCTAGCCCTGACTGCGGCGAGTGAGCCGGCCAACACCTCCCAACCTGTGCACACGGCCGCACAGCAGGCATGTAGAGAACCTCACATCTTTTGTCCCCAAACCATCCCTGTGACACGGGGCTCCAGCACCCCTCTCACCCCTGAAGCCCCCGGGTCAGGGCTCCCCTCTCTTGCCTCCACACCCAGGGTGGGTGAACAGGTGCACAGACCATACCAGGCCGAAGAACTTGTCCTCTCGCTCGGGACGGAAGTTCAGGTGTGCGAAGGCCAGAAGCACGTTGCACAGGTGCGGCACGGTGACGGTGTGGGCTCGGTCTACGACGTGCTGGGCCGGCCACACGGGGTGGAGGACAGAATGAGAGGGGCCCTCCCACAGGGCCCACGAGCCCCCAGCTGCCCGGGGGCCACCTGGACAGGGTGGCGGGCCAGACCTCCCCCTGCTCATTGCCCCCACCCAGAGACCGGTGGTAGTGTCACAAACGCCCTGGGTGGTCTGCGCAGCCTCAAGCCGCTGCAGGTAAAGTTAAGTGTCTCTCCTCCCTGTTTCAGGGGATGAAGTTTAGAGCCCTGAGCAAATTCCGAGCCTCACGGTCCACACTACGTCCTGCTATAGCCACCCGAAGACGGATGGAAACTCCTCCAGAGCCCAGTGACACGACGGAGGACACCGTCCTCACCCACCATTCTCCACTGCCCACAGAGGCCGCGCCTCTACGAGTGAGCCGGGTAGGAAGCCCCTGTTCGTAACTGGGGAGTGTCCGGGGCGGCCATGCCTCCCCGGTGGAACAAGCAGGGTCTGCCCGGCTCACCTGGGCCAAGGCCTCGAACAGGGGAGGGCTGAGCCACTTGAGGAGGGCGAAGGACTTGGCGCCACGGGCCACCTCGCCGGACGTCAGGCTGGGCACGTGGGGCAGCAGGTCGGCAGCCAGGCGCTGGAGCACCTGGGTCTGGTGGAAGCCAAGTTTGCCTTCGGGACAGAGCGACCCCAGGGTTCACCTGGTGAGGGTGGGCAGGCTGCTctgccctccctccgcccccactGCCTGGCCTGGAGCTCCAGGGGCTTGGTGTCCGTGACCGAATTTATCCCTGAGGCCCAGCACAGAGGATCAGGGCCCATGAGCCACGGTGTTCCTGTGGCAGCCTCTTGGGCCGGCGCCTGCCACAGGTGGGCGGGCACCGAATTTGACATGGCTGCGGCCAGCCCGCCTCCCTTCCCACCGCTCCCCATGGGGAAGGCTCACCGTAGGCATAGGCCAGATCCAGGAGCATGCCTTTTGTTAGCGGGAATGGCTTCTGGACCAGGTGGTAAGAGACGGCGCGCAACAAGGGCACTGAACGCCGGTTCTGAGCCGCCAGCGTCACCAGCACCTTCCGCAGCTCGTCGGGGCCGAAGCGCTCCACCAACTCCAGGCACTGTCAACCACAGCCCTCAGGGTCAGCTCGGCGGCCCAGGCCGGGGATCCCATGCAGCACCGCCCCTGCGGGACAGCGACTGGACCTGAGCTCAGTAATCCAGTACCCTGCCGTGTGGGCCTACTCGGTTCTCAGCTGGGGCACCCGTGGGCCCGAAGTGGCCTGTCTGCAGCCAAACTTATCCCCAGGTCCCAGGGCAGGGGACCCGGAGCCCATGAGCTGCGAGCTTCCTGTGGCAGCCATCTGGGCCAGCTCTCGCTACAACAGGAGCGGGGGCCGAATTTGACTTGACTGCCGGGGGCTTGTGGCACATCACCAGAAGCGTTAAGTGGAGCCCCCTTGTAAGCGCGGCTTAGGCTCTGCCCTACCCCCGAGGCCCTCCACGGAGAGGAGGAGAGCTGGCAGCCTGCTAGCTAGGTCCACCGCCAGCTAGGTCCACTGTGTGGCCACGGGGCGCGCCTGCAGCTGCCCGGGGCTCCTGCCGCAGTACCTTGTCCTCCAGGCGGTTCATCAGCGGCTCAGAGAGGTGCCCCGTCTTCGCCATCAGGGCCACCGCAGTGCGGCCATCATCAATCTCCGTCCAGCGCCGCTCTAAGTGCAGCAGCAGCTCAGCCAGCAGCTCCGGGGACTCCCGCATGTGTGTGGCGCTGGACTCGGCCAGGAAGGCCAGCTGCCTGTACTTGAGCCTACGCAGGCGCCAGCGGACCTCCTGCTCCACTGAGCGCAGCTCCCTGCAGGCCGCGGGCAGCGCCAGCGCATACAGGCTGCGGAGCAGTTTCACAAGGGTCCCGTGCCACACAGCACTTAtctggtgggggttggggggggaaggggacacaCACGGGGCAGTCACAGCCGGGACCCCACCTGCCCTGGGCTGGTCT from Prionailurus viverrinus isolate Anna chromosome A2, UM_Priviv_1.0, whole genome shotgun sequence encodes the following:
- the TBRG4 gene encoding FAST kinase domain-containing protein 4, giving the protein MAARLVKRCACLLREATLLAPVVAPVGRLRLASVAHRTLTFSATCPSSHFPGPLSGLVEKEQLSAPCPEHQEVERLIEKATRPEELLELLSDSRCLQENHAALMLIQLSRLLSDKPEDRALLVQDPRFQQLLHLVDSQISAVWHGTLVKLLRSLYALALPAACRELRSVEQEVRWRLRRLKYRQLAFLAESSATHMRESPELLAELLLHLERRWTEIDDGRTAVALMAKTGHLSEPLMNRLEDKCLELVERFGPDELRKVLVTLAAQNRRSVPLLRAVSYHLVQKPFPLTKGMLLDLAYAYGKLGFHQTQVLQRLAADLLPHVPSLTSGEVARGAKSFALLKWLSPPLFEALAQHVVDRAHTVTVPHLCNVLLAFAHLNFRPEREDKFFGLVHEKLGPKLRSLHPALQVDVVWALCVLQQVQGEALRAVLCPELHARFLGSESPKDQSTFQKLLHISATAQLEHPEYTGPLLPASDWVPWLLACDGKATPLQKELRDTLRGLLGSPSRGSFAVATQYGWVLDAEVLLDTDGQFLPLRDFVAPHLTPPSGTQPLPPGAKRLAFLRWEFPNFSSRSRDLLGRFALARRHVRAAGFLVVDVPYYEWLELKSEWQKGAYLKDKMRKAVAEELAK